Below is a window of Impatiens glandulifera chromosome 2, dImpGla2.1, whole genome shotgun sequence DNA.
CATTAAGCAACTTGAAGGATGGGTTTGCTCTCAGGCTAAGAAATACATCGATGTGGTTGAACGACAGCATCAGTTAGAAATAGATGCTTTTGCAGAACAAATGAGACTTAAAGACGAGAAACTCGAAGCCTGTCGATGGCGTTTAATGAGCATGGATCTAGAATCAAAGAGATTACATGCCCATATCGAAGGACTTGACTACGATCTATCCCAGCTTCGTCAAGACAATATGAAACTAGAAGCTTCCTTGTTAGATCGAGAATCATTACTAAGATCCTTTAAGAAACAGATGGGATTGGGTTTGTGTTTGGAATTCCCAAATACAAAAGAAGTTGCTATTACAACCGTTCAATCTCCAGAGAGCTTTTATCCTGTCCACGAGGTGAAACCCgacaattccaattccaattcttcatcatcttcttcgcCCAGCACTTATAATGCAAAGGGTGTTACTGGTTCATGGAAGATGGATCTTCATGCTCTTGGAGTTTCTTACAAGATCAAGAGACTAAAGCATCAAATGAACATGCTAGAAATGTTAACCCGGAAGCAATTAGAATGTCCCGGGATGCTTGAACTTCACACCCTTATGTCATTATTGAACAAACAAGTGAATCGTTACGAGTCTCTTCAGGCAAAGGTTGATGATCTTTGCAAGCGTATGGTAAGTAATTCCAACATCTTTTAATGAGATTACGTTTGAACACAACTTAATAAGTTTATTGACGGTATCTGATTTGGAAATGCAGAATGAGAAAAATATGTGCATGATGAGAAAAGGAGAATGGAACATAACAAAGACAAAAGAGGAAACAAAGAGTTTGGAGCAGTTGTTGGAGGAAACGTTTCAGCTGCAGAGATACATTGTTTCGACAGGACAAAGGTTGATTGAAATACAATCGAAGATTGGGTCTGAATTTGTTGTTAAGAATACATGGGAGGTCGGTGCTAGTGGCTTCGACGCCAAGAGGTTTGCTGAAAACTTAAGAAGCCTTTTTCTCGAAGTTCAAAGGGGTATTGAAGTTAGGATTTCTCAAGTTATCGGTGATTTAGAAGGCACCCTTGCTCGAGATGGGATGATGCGGctcactttaaaataaaataaaaaatattcctaTCTAGCTAGAGATATTAAACCATGatctatatgtatattttgatcCTCCTCAAGTTGAGGAGaaaccttagaaatattttaatgtttgactATGATGATAAGACAATTGTATTagttactatatatatatatatagtaagttTCTAAGTCAGAATGAACACTCTGTTCAGAATTAGTTAgtcaaaaaatatttagttggttgaaatttaataattaaattaatgatattaatatttatttatttataaatgacttataaataataaattaactgcatttaaaattatctcaacctaattttatataattttaataagaaaaacttaaattatgatttttgaaaaaaaaaatctaaatctcaTTTTATTCCTAATAATGAACCTTCAATTTAtccattaatataaatatataaaaaaattgcaaACTAAAACAACCCATTCTCACTCTTTTTCTAACTTTTAAAACTCTATAATATCAATCAATTAATTTCTACCAAACGAATAGACCTaaagtgaaaataattatagttaatatattagtaaatttgacaaataaaatcaaattttatatgaaagtgtgttctttattaaatattattttcaagcaACCAAAGTGTTTGTTCTTTAGCGACGGTTGGCAGAAAAGTCGGTTTCGATTGGTAGGAAGGTTTAGAAGATAGGTCCCACAAGTTCAACTATTACTTGTACCAGCAATTTCCAGAGAGGAAGATTCGTGGTTCACATATTGGGCAtattctctctctcaaaaaaaaaaagtatcatCTTGCTTCTCTCTGTTTCATTccaaatcttcttcttcatcacttcaTTGTAGTAACTAAAGTAATACACTTCAAAGGATTAAACCCCTTTTCTACTTCAAATTTACACACACGTTCATGCCTGTTTGTGTCCATCCGGCAGCTTCTCTTCTTAGCTAAGCATATGCATCGATGATACTCCTCCAGGTTATCTTTCCATGGGCGATCATTCATATTAATTACTAGATAATCTGGATTTTATTGCTGACCCTTTACAGTATGTTATAATATGTCAGATTAGatgttaatttttgtaaatcaaTTGCAAACTTACTTTTTATATTGATTGGTACATGGATGTTATGAAGCTTAAATGGTTTCTAATTGTGAAATTTTATACATATTCAGTATTAGGGTTTCATCCTACTTTGGATTCACAAAAAGTTCTTACAGACAGGCAGTCATTAAGTCAATGACTGCCAAAGAACTTATGAGTCTCAAAAGGTCATCAAACTCAGCTAGAACCCTAGAGGGTGTGAATGGGGTGCATCTAGCAGCTCATTCACCTTTTCAATTGGAGGAGATCAACTTACATGGTGATTCTAATCAGTCGACTATTCAAAGTTTATCCGTTAGAGCTACCCAACATCTTATGGTCAAGTGAGTAGAAACAAATTAAGGATagttttaattatcataaactTCTCtggtaattatatatatatctgtaAATTACCTTACAGGAGGGTATGGGAGCAAAGACCAGCATTCCTGAGGCCAATTCACTGTAACTGTAATGGTACTGAATATTTTTTCACTAATTTGAAGATGGTTTTATCTGTACAAACGTGTCTTTGACTCAATTCTGTTTTATTTTAGGTGATAAGAACCTTGCTGAAACAGTTGCAAATGTGGTCACTTCAATTCCTTTTGTTGCTCTCGGAATCCAAGCACCAAAGTATGGCATCTCGGTTCATTTTCTCTTAATGTGTGTAGTTATTGTTCACTTCGAGTCTGATTCTTTCTTCCCCGTGATGAATCAGGAAAAATCTGAACTGCCGACTCTATGCGAGCTCATTGATTGGCGTAGGAATAGCATCAAGTTTGTACCATTCATCGAGAGGAAAATGGAGGAAATATCTGAGATGGGCAGACTATATTATGATTGCCACCTCAACAGTGGTATCTATCATATGAGcaatattaataaacataagGTAATGAAATATTGTTAGGCTTTTAATGGTGAATTGTGATCATGCAGTGTTTGTCAATGGCACTAAGGTCTGAGAATCCAAAGTTGTTAATGGCGGCGTCTGCTGTGTTTCTTCCGGTTCAGCCACTAATGGTTTCAGCTGTTCATACTGGAATGATGGAggtacatacatatatatattgactATGGATCGTATGATCATGTTTAATGATTCTATAGAAAAtatcctaaaaaaaattaaagagaattgATACAAGTTGGTAACTTGGTGCAGGTAGCATTTGCGAAACGAGCAGTTGAAGATCCAAATCTAAGAGTGGCTCATAATGTGCACAAGATGTCATCGCTACTTGGAGGTGCACTTTTCATTGCAGATGAAGTATATCCACAAGCCCCGTTTGTTCACGCTGCTTGGCATCTCGCTGCTGCTGTTGGAGTAGGAACATGTAACAAGCTTCTTGAGCCCTAATAGTGTGTCAAGGTTAGTGGCTAGCTCTCATTCTGTTGTAACCTATTCTTTGTAGGCAAATCTCATGACATTGCCATAGCTAGATGCACCAATTGATCAAAAGAAAAGACCTAATGTTTCATGAATATTGATCATATTATTGTTAAACAAGTGATTCGGTAACTAGTGAATCATTTGGCCATTTGAATCTTACTTATtgaatatacatatatttgtgTATAAAAAGACATCCAGAGAGAAACTTGTATGTTATTAGCACAATTAGTAACAATGTGTCAAGATTCTAACTCATAAATATATCAAAGAATGAAATTTGTTGTTAATTAAGGACATATGATATAATCATCATTAgggggaggaggaggaggaagaagatcAGGATAATTAGCTTGATCATCATTAATATGAAAAGGTCTGAGCTTGTTATGGCAAAGGGATGGCCCTGAAGGAGGAACAGGTCCTCTCATGAACTTGTTACCAAACAACTGAGCCCAATTCTTCTTCCTCAccactatttcttcttcttcttctagttCTCTTTTGCTGCAACAAGCCAATATGCAAGCCATTAGAATCACCAAAACAATAACAGCTGATGAAGACGAACCCATCCACACaccaaagaagaagatgaagaagattccCCT
It encodes the following:
- the LOC124925802 gene encoding uncharacterized protein LOC124925802; its protein translation is MMMDDEKSGLGSSVIAFEEKNDSLSAMLFGASCAFFALRIIMNPEIDDDKWSIVKDRLHQGCTYLLGLLVWRVQKERLNLEDAEIEIEELKRRRREDGKANEKVMGIISTREQRWLSEKKKFRRKIGDLLHELRVVHKKSGEAISELQLLKDEEQKRIELEAKLKAAEAMVEELREASNRKDQDHCTEIWKHKTAFFEVVSNQRQLEAEMGRALRQAKASKQELDSVSMQKEESILMVQKLSMELMKIRKDLEQKDNILSVMLRKSKLDTTEKQLLLNEVKLSKSKPKQAELETELFSPVCFPEGKEELFFAADIKQLEGWVCSQAKKYIDVVERQHQLEIDAFAEQMRLKDEKLEACRWRLMSMDLESKRLHAHIEGLDYDLSQLRQDNMKLEASLLDRESLLRSFKKQMGLGLCLEFPNTKEVAITTVQSPESFYPVHEVKPDNSNSNSSSSSSPSTYNAKGVTGSWKMDLHALGVSYKIKRLKHQMNMLEMLTRKQLECPGMLELHTLMSLLNKQVNRYESLQAKVDDLCKRMNEKNMCMMRKGEWNITKTKEETKSLEQLLEETFQLQRYIVSTGQRLIEIQSKIGSEFVVKNTWEVGASGFDAKRFAENLRSLFLEVQRGIEVRISQVIGDLEGTLARDGMMRLTLK
- the LOC124927717 gene encoding uncharacterized protein LOC124927717 — encoded protein: MTAKELMSLKRSSNSARTLEGVNGVHLAAHSPFQLEEINLHGDSNQSTIQSLSVRATQHLMVKRVWEQRPAFLRPIHCNCNGDKNLAETVANVVTSIPFVALGIQAPKKNLNCRLYASSLIGVGIASSLYHSSRGKWRKYLRWADYIMIATSTVCLSMALRSENPKLLMAASAVFLPVQPLMVSAVHTGMMEVAFAKRAVEDPNLRVAHNVHKMSSLLGGALFIADEVYPQAPFVHAAWHLAAAVGVGTCNKLLEP